Proteins from a genomic interval of Oncorhynchus nerka isolate Pitt River linkage group LG13, Oner_Uvic_2.0, whole genome shotgun sequence:
- the LOC115120374 gene encoding prepronociceptin-like, whose translation MKWSLWSLLLLVVRLCSPGRSDCQGDCLACGLLLPLPNPQTQQQTFNTLVCLLECEGHVSTALTWELCQRAILPHYLLPPDGGAVSKRAAEELNLGPVHLESDGQLLYSAAMEHYQQDREDQEDRALEQRDAQYDSSPLGSTEEEDSLALENREEKKEEEDRRRSSQGEEGDEEEEATVQLTKRFGGFLKGHHGYRKFIGGPVGRPLQKRLGGFIGIRKSARKWNNQKRVSQLLRQYLGMTSSSIPGRGVGRFNNPGQGFRRLPSRL comes from the exons ATGAAGTGGTCCCTGTGGAGCCTACTGCTGCTGGTGGTGCGTCTGTGTTCCCCAGGACGAAGTGACTGCCAGGGTGACTGCCTGGCCTGTGGTCTCCTACTACCCCTACCCAACCCCCAGACCCAGCAGCAAACATTCAACACACtg GTGTGTCTGTTGGAGTGTGAGGGTCACGTCTCTACTGCCCTCACCTGGGAGCTGTGTCAGCGAGCCATCCTACCGCACTACCTCCTCCCACCAGATGGCGGTGCTGTGTCTAAGAGAGCAGCAGAGGAGCTGAACCTGGGCCCTGTACACCTGGAGTCTGATGGACAACTCCTCTACTCTGCAGCCATGGAGCACTACCAGCAGGACAGAGAAGACcaggaagacagggccctggagcAACGTGATGCCCAGTACGACTCCTCCCCACTGGGCTCGACCGAGGAGGAAGACTCCCTGGCTCTGGAAAacagggaggagaagaaggaggaagaggacaggaggaggagcagtcagggggaggaaggagatgaggaggaggaggccacGGTCCAGCTGACCAAGCGTTTCGGGGGCTTCCTGAAAGGTCACCATGGTTATAGGAAGTTTATTGGCGGGCCGGTGGGGCGGCCACTGCAGAAACGCCTAGGAGGGTTCATCGGGATCAGGAAGTCGGCCAGGAAGTGGAACAACCAGAAGAGGGTGAGCCAGCTCCTCCGGCAGTACTTGGGgatgaccagcagcagcatccCTGGCCGCGGTGTTGGTCGGTTCAATAACCCAGGCCAGGGATTCAGGAGGCTACCCAGCCGGCTGTag
- the LOC115126288 gene encoding serine/arginine repetitive matrix protein 2-like isoform X2, which yields MGRRHGVWGRRHGVWGRRHGVWGGELSDSGSSGYWSWDHGNVSPAPSPSVAEMDSRPDEGLHMELGGELHTAARSKSSFRGTYRCLWPSCGKVLTSSVGMKRHVRVMHLGGSEQSPREEDFYYTKISCEAPADPSLVSPLPPDPSPVRPLPPDPSPVSPLPPAPLPASSPHVPWASCGSPLSPDPDSGLQITSSGSGSSRPSSGPESAPYQHRPLSQSAPSSSWQIQTDHLYQACTPLQVTMSSCSPAPCCWTPPPLTVSNQHSHHNTQVVTGRCRSVSVGEQWLQQNSATNRLTTLRAASPSGSHCSFRKGRGEAETFLVYHPSRKGRGEAETFLVYHPCRMRRGEAETFLVFRPCRKGRGEAETFLVYHPCRMRRGEAETFLVFRPCRMRRGEAETFLVYHPCRKGRGEAETFLVYHPSRKGRGEAETFLVYHPCRMRRGEAETFLVFRPCRKGRGEAETFLVYHPCRMRRGEAETFLVFRPCRMRRGEAETFLVYHPCRKGRGEAETFLVYHPSRKGRGEAETFLVYHPCRMRRGEAETFLVFRPCRKGRGEAKKCRKVYGVEHKEQWCTACRWKKACQRFTD from the exons ATGGGGCGGAGACATGGAGTGTGGGGGCGGAGACATGGAGTGTGGGGGCGGAGACATGGAGTGTGGGGCGGGGAGCTTTCGGACAGCGGCAGCAGTGGCTACTGGAGCTGGGACCACGGCAACGTTAGTCCCGCTCCGTCCCCTTCTGTCGCCGAGATGGACAGCCGCCCAGATGAAGGACTGCATATGGAGCTGGGGGGTGAGCTACATACAGCCGCAAGGTCAAAG AGTTCTTTCAGAGGAACGTACAGATGTCTGTGGCCTAGCTGTGGCAAGGTGCTCACGTCTTCAGTTGGGATGAAGAGACATGTCCGTGTGATGCACCTGGG TGGATCAGAGCAGTCCCCAAGAGAGGAGGACTTTTACTACACAAAGATTTCCTGCGAAGCTCCAGCAGACCCCTCTCTCGTTTCCCCTCTTCCCCCAGACCCCTCTCCCGTCCGCCCTCTTCCCCCAGAcccctctcccgtctcccctcttcccccagcCCCCCTCCCGGCTTCGTCCCCTCACGTCCCCTGGGCATCCTGTGGCTCCCCTCTAAGCCCTGATCCAGATTCCGGACTCCAGATCACCTCCTCGGGGTCAGGGAGCTCCAGGCCCAGCTCAGGTCCAGAGTCAGCCCCATACCAGCACAGACCTCTCAGCCAGTCTGCCCCTAGCTCCTCCTGGCAGATACAGACAGACCATCTCTATCAG GCCTGCACTCCCCTCCAGGTGACCATGTCCTCCTGCAGCCCCGCCCCCTGTTGTTggacccctccccctctcaccgTCTCTAACCAACACAGCCATCACAACACCCAG GTGGTGACGGGTCGCTGCAGGTCTGTGAGTGTGGGAGAGCAGTGGCTTCAACAGAACAGCGCCACCAACAGGCTAACCACCTTGAGAGCAGCCTCCCCGTCGGGCTCTCACTGCTCCTTCAG GAAGGGACGAGGGGAGGCTGAAACGTTTCTTGTGTATCATCCCAGCAGGAAGGGACGAGGGGAGGCTGAAACGTTTCTTGTGTATCATCCCTGTAGGATGAGACGAGGGGAGGCTGAAACGTTTCTTGTGTTTCGTCCCTGTAGGAAGGGACGAGGGGAGGCTGAAACGTTTCTTGTGTATCATCCCTGTAGGATGAGACGAGGGGAGGCTGAAACGTTTCTTGTGTTTCGTCCCTGTAGGATGAGACGAGGGGAGGCTGAAACGTTTCTTGTGTATCATCCCTGTAGGAAGGGACGAGGGGAGGCTGAAACGTTTCTCGTGTATCATCCCAGCAGGAAGGGACGAGGGGAGGCTGAAACGTTTCTTGTGTATCATCCCTGTAGGATGAGACGAGGGGAGGCTGAAACGTTTCTTGTGTTTCGTCCCTGTAGGAAGGGACGAGGGGAGGCTGAAACGTTTCTTGTGTATCATCCCTGTAGGATGAGACGAGGGGAGGCTGAAACGTTTCTTGTGTTTCGTCCCTGTAGGATGAGACGAGGGGAGGCTGAAACGTTTCTTGTGTATCATCCCTGTAGGAAGGGACGAGGGGAGGCTGAAACGTTTCTCGTGTATCATCCCAGCAGGAAGGGACGAGGGGAGGCTGAAACGTTTCTTGTGTATCATCCCTGTAGGATGAGACGAGGGGAGGCTGAAACGTTTCTTGTGTTTCGTCCCTGTAGGAAGGGACGAGGGGAGGCTAAGAAGTGTCGTAAGGTGTACGGCGTGGAGCACAAGGAGCAGTGGTGCACGGCCTGCCGCTGGAAGAAAGCCTGCCAGCGCTTCACAGACTAA
- the LOC115126288 gene encoding serine/arginine repetitive matrix protein 2-like isoform X1, with the protein MGRRHGVWGRRHGVWGRRHGVWGGELSDSGSSGYWSWDHGNVSPAPSPSVAEMDSRPDEGLHMELGGELHTAARSKSSFRGTYRCLWPSCGKVLTSSVGMKRHVRVMHLGSGSEQSPREEDFYYTKISCEAPADPSLVSPLPPDPSPVRPLPPDPSPVSPLPPAPLPASSPHVPWASCGSPLSPDPDSGLQITSSGSGSSRPSSGPESAPYQHRPLSQSAPSSSWQIQTDHLYQACTPLQVTMSSCSPAPCCWTPPPLTVSNQHSHHNTQVVTGRCRSVSVGEQWLQQNSATNRLTTLRAASPSGSHCSFRKGRGEAETFLVYHPSRKGRGEAETFLVYHPCRMRRGEAETFLVFRPCRKGRGEAETFLVYHPCRMRRGEAETFLVFRPCRMRRGEAETFLVYHPCRKGRGEAETFLVYHPSRKGRGEAETFLVYHPCRMRRGEAETFLVFRPCRKGRGEAETFLVYHPCRMRRGEAETFLVFRPCRMRRGEAETFLVYHPCRKGRGEAETFLVYHPSRKGRGEAETFLVYHPCRMRRGEAETFLVFRPCRKGRGEAKKCRKVYGVEHKEQWCTACRWKKACQRFTD; encoded by the exons ATGGGGCGGAGACATGGAGTGTGGGGGCGGAGACATGGAGTGTGGGGGCGGAGACATGGAGTGTGGGGCGGGGAGCTTTCGGACAGCGGCAGCAGTGGCTACTGGAGCTGGGACCACGGCAACGTTAGTCCCGCTCCGTCCCCTTCTGTCGCCGAGATGGACAGCCGCCCAGATGAAGGACTGCATATGGAGCTGGGGGGTGAGCTACATACAGCCGCAAGGTCAAAG AGTTCTTTCAGAGGAACGTACAGATGTCTGTGGCCTAGCTGTGGCAAGGTGCTCACGTCTTCAGTTGGGATGAAGAGACATGTCCGTGTGATGCACCTGGG CAGTGGATCAGAGCAGTCCCCAAGAGAGGAGGACTTTTACTACACAAAGATTTCCTGCGAAGCTCCAGCAGACCCCTCTCTCGTTTCCCCTCTTCCCCCAGACCCCTCTCCCGTCCGCCCTCTTCCCCCAGAcccctctcccgtctcccctcttcccccagcCCCCCTCCCGGCTTCGTCCCCTCACGTCCCCTGGGCATCCTGTGGCTCCCCTCTAAGCCCTGATCCAGATTCCGGACTCCAGATCACCTCCTCGGGGTCAGGGAGCTCCAGGCCCAGCTCAGGTCCAGAGTCAGCCCCATACCAGCACAGACCTCTCAGCCAGTCTGCCCCTAGCTCCTCCTGGCAGATACAGACAGACCATCTCTATCAG GCCTGCACTCCCCTCCAGGTGACCATGTCCTCCTGCAGCCCCGCCCCCTGTTGTTggacccctccccctctcaccgTCTCTAACCAACACAGCCATCACAACACCCAG GTGGTGACGGGTCGCTGCAGGTCTGTGAGTGTGGGAGAGCAGTGGCTTCAACAGAACAGCGCCACCAACAGGCTAACCACCTTGAGAGCAGCCTCCCCGTCGGGCTCTCACTGCTCCTTCAG GAAGGGACGAGGGGAGGCTGAAACGTTTCTTGTGTATCATCCCAGCAGGAAGGGACGAGGGGAGGCTGAAACGTTTCTTGTGTATCATCCCTGTAGGATGAGACGAGGGGAGGCTGAAACGTTTCTTGTGTTTCGTCCCTGTAGGAAGGGACGAGGGGAGGCTGAAACGTTTCTTGTGTATCATCCCTGTAGGATGAGACGAGGGGAGGCTGAAACGTTTCTTGTGTTTCGTCCCTGTAGGATGAGACGAGGGGAGGCTGAAACGTTTCTTGTGTATCATCCCTGTAGGAAGGGACGAGGGGAGGCTGAAACGTTTCTCGTGTATCATCCCAGCAGGAAGGGACGAGGGGAGGCTGAAACGTTTCTTGTGTATCATCCCTGTAGGATGAGACGAGGGGAGGCTGAAACGTTTCTTGTGTTTCGTCCCTGTAGGAAGGGACGAGGGGAGGCTGAAACGTTTCTTGTGTATCATCCCTGTAGGATGAGACGAGGGGAGGCTGAAACGTTTCTTGTGTTTCGTCCCTGTAGGATGAGACGAGGGGAGGCTGAAACGTTTCTTGTGTATCATCCCTGTAGGAAGGGACGAGGGGAGGCTGAAACGTTTCTCGTGTATCATCCCAGCAGGAAGGGACGAGGGGAGGCTGAAACGTTTCTTGTGTATCATCCCTGTAGGATGAGACGAGGGGAGGCTGAAACGTTTCTTGTGTTTCGTCCCTGTAGGAAGGGACGAGGGGAGGCTAAGAAGTGTCGTAAGGTGTACGGCGTGGAGCACAAGGAGCAGTGGTGCACGGCCTGCCGCTGGAAGAAAGCCTGCCAGCGCTTCACAGACTAA